Proteins encoded in a region of the Antedon mediterranea chromosome 2, ecAntMedi1.1, whole genome shotgun sequence genome:
- the LOC140040040 gene encoding beta-1,3-galactosyltransferase 1-like: MRCSRNCKLYTFYGLAAFNLVVLLLTHVIHPIDNAKSISDILRGKKLSSFHSNLKIYKPVLVTNISETSNVLTFDRFNLFPNKSNDYPIFPQFNLLLNPKDKCQNDDIVNKSSGIFLLVLVTSSRRNIQQRKVVRKTWASVESIEGKKIITLFMLGVKVGGGPSIMDPVMAESEKYGDIILGDFNDAYMNLTLKSIMGFKWTSMYCSSAKYVMKTDDDMFINLNYTVKYLAKLPENTKRFVMGHVISGSPIRNEKSKWYMSYELYPYNDYPPFASGTCYIMSNDVVLDTYVMSQRLRYLHLEDIFSALCWEKLGIVPRNHRGFKLYYVSYTYCHYTKLVSVHNVKINKMYDLWKKLNNDMARLSRYYCLFNGWFF, from the coding sequence ATGAGGTGCAGTCGGAATTGTAAACTTTACACATTTTACGGATTGGCTGCGTTCAACTTGGTCGTATTGTTATTGACACATGTTATCCATCCGATCGACAACGCTAAGTCTATTAGTGACATTTTACGTGGAAAAAAATTGTCATCATttcattcaaatttaaaaatatataagccTGTCCTAGTCACCAACATTTCTGAAACCTCAAATGTGTTAACATTTGACCGGTTTAACTTATTTCCAAATAAAAGCAATGATTATCCGATTTTTCCACAATTTAATTTGCTATTAAATCCGAAGGACAAATGCCAAAATGATGATATCGTCAACAAATCATCAGGTATTTTTTTGCTTGTATTGGTTACGTCTAGCAGAAGGAACATTCAGCAACGGAAAGTGGTTCGGAAAACTTGGGCAAGCGTTGAATCAATCGAGGGGAAGAAGATTATAACGCTGTTCATGTTAGGTGTAAAAGTCGGAGGAGGTCCGTCTATCATGGATCCGGTAATGGCCGAGTCAGAGAAATACGGTGACATCATCCTCGGTGATTTTAACGACGCCTACATGAATTTGACGTTGAAATCTATCATGGGATTTAAATGGACGAGTATGTATTGTTCAAGCGCAAAGTATGTTATGAAAACCGACGATGACAtgtttatcaatttaaattacACGGTGAAATACCTTGCAAAACTACCAGAGAATACAAAACGCTTTGTAATGGGCCATGTGATCAGTGGTAGTCCAATCAGAAATGAAAAAAGTAAGTGGTATATGTCGTATGAACTATACCCGTACAACGATTACCCGCCATTTGCGTCGGGCACTTGTTACATCATGTCAAACGATGTTGTTTTAGATACGTATGTAATGTCGCAACGTTTGCGCTACCTTCATTTAGAAGATATTTTCTCAGCGTTGTGTTGGGAGAAACTTGGAATTGTGCCGCGTAACCACAGAGGTTTTAAGTTGTATTATGTTTCTTACACTTATTGCCATTACACGAAGCTCGTCTCTGTACATAACGTCAAGATCAATAAAATGTATGATTTGTGGAAGAAGTTGAACAACGACATGGCAAGGCTATCGCGATATTATTGTCTTTTTAACGGCTGGTTCTTTTGA
- the LOC140039499 gene encoding gastrin-releasing peptide receptor-like — protein MNKTILLTTERVGLSTAVATTTEISTWVLVFEVILGIMGTFGNLIICIVIIYVKTMHSLTNYLILSLAVADLLSSILLIINVFPVDGLDLEIPNSVILAEIFCRTYNNLFFFWICLTASVFNLVCVTMERFFALVYPLFYERYFTLKKVWIMVVATWIVAFVQEIAAPFVSAYDPETNQCVYGFKNTVSQRINGLTIFLISYLIPVIVMIIAYYKICRTLKIDAETSSQQASTQVLSLLSARKRVISVLIMVLGAFCVLWTPNQLVYLFQNFDIFLFSVSSMEYRLFRLMALSNSVVNSFIYGFKYKKFRKSVRIVFGRLCLNDVNSDETKLTVITSQLSQR, from the coding sequence ATGAACAAGACAATACTACTTACGACCGAGAGAGTAGGCCTATCGACGGCGGTGGCGACGACGACGGAGATTTCAACCTGGGTACTTGTTTTCGAAGTAATTCTCGGGATTATGGGAACTTTtggaaatttaataatatgtattgtaataatttatgtGAAGACAATGCATTCTTTGACTAATTATTTGATTCTCAGTCTGGCAGTCGCTGATCTTTTATCATCTATCCTTCTAATAATAAACGTTTTTCCGGTTGATGGTCTCGACTTGGAAATTCCGAATTCAGTTATTTTAGCAGAAATATTTTGTAGGACTTATAACAATCTATTCTTTTTCTGGATCTGTTTGACAGCCTCGGTGTTTAACTTGGTTTGTGTGACGATGGAGCGATTTTTTGCCCTCGTTTATCCGCTTTTCTACGAACGCTATTTCACTCTGAAAAAAGTTTGGATTATGGTGGTAGCAACCTGGATCGTGGCTTTTGTTCAAGAAATTGCTGCTCCGTTTGTGAGTGCGTATGACCCAGAAACCAATCAATGCGTTTACGGATTTAAAAACACGGTCTCACAGCGAATAAACGGTCTCACAATATTCCTAATATCATACTTGATCCCAGTTATTGTTATGATAATCGCTTATTACAAAATATGCCGAACACTGAAGATAGATGCGGAAACATCAAGTCAACAGGCGTCAACACAAGTGCTATCACTACTAAGCGCCCGTAAACGCGTCATATCTGTGTTAATCATGGTATTGGGAGCATTCTGCGTCTTGTGGACACCAAATCAACTTGTTTATTTGTTCCAAAATTTcgacatatttttattttctgtttcttCGATGGAATACAGACTGTTCAGACTAATGGCGTTGAGTAATTCGGTTGTAAATTCGTTCATATATGGTTTTAAGTATAAGAAGTTTCGTAAATCTGTCAGAATCGTATTTGGGAGACTTTGCTTAAATGATGTCAATTCTGATGAAACAAAATTAACGGTTATAACTTCACAACTTTCACAAAggtaa